One genomic window of Arthrobacter sp. KBS0703 includes the following:
- a CDS encoding TerC family protein — MQLPVWFEVGAFVALGIILLLDLLLVLRRPHEPSMKEAGLWVAFYVALALVFAGAMFMFTGAEYGGQFVAGWVTEYSLSIDNLFVFIIIMARFSVPRKYQQEVLMVGIIIALILRGIFIMLGAIVIEQFSWVFYIFGAFLLWTAWKQAQDEGEEEEDKENAIIAKLRKVIPMSEKFDGGKLRTVVDGKKVFTPMLVVFVTIGMTDLLFAVDSIPAIFGLTQSAFIVFTANIFALMGLRQLYFLLGGLMNRLVYLKHALSIILAFIGVKLVLHAMHVNELPFINGGHHIEWAPEIPTYVSLAVIVGTIIIAVIASLVSSGAQKAKLDARLEEDARKSLSDVD; from the coding sequence GTGCAACTTCCCGTCTGGTTTGAGGTCGGCGCATTCGTCGCCCTCGGCATCATCCTCCTGTTAGACCTGCTTCTGGTGCTGCGGCGCCCGCATGAGCCCTCCATGAAGGAAGCCGGCCTGTGGGTGGCCTTCTACGTTGCCCTGGCCCTCGTGTTCGCCGGTGCCATGTTCATGTTTACCGGCGCCGAGTACGGCGGCCAGTTCGTAGCGGGCTGGGTGACGGAATACAGCCTCAGCATCGACAACCTCTTCGTCTTCATCATCATCATGGCGCGCTTCTCCGTGCCCCGTAAGTACCAGCAGGAAGTGCTGATGGTGGGCATCATCATCGCGCTGATCCTGCGCGGCATCTTCATCATGCTCGGCGCCATCGTGATCGAACAGTTCAGCTGGGTCTTCTACATCTTCGGCGCCTTCCTGCTCTGGACGGCCTGGAAGCAGGCCCAGGACGAGGGCGAGGAAGAGGAGGACAAGGAGAACGCGATCATCGCGAAGCTCCGCAAGGTCATCCCCATGTCGGAGAAGTTCGACGGCGGCAAGCTCCGCACCGTGGTGGACGGCAAGAAGGTCTTCACCCCCATGCTGGTCGTCTTTGTCACTATCGGCATGACGGACCTGCTGTTCGCCGTGGACTCCATTCCAGCCATCTTCGGCCTGACCCAGAGCGCGTTCATCGTCTTCACCGCGAACATCTTTGCGCTGATGGGCCTCCGCCAGCTCTACTTCCTGCTCGGCGGGCTGATGAACCGCCTCGTCTACCTCAAGCACGCGCTGTCCATCATCCTGGCGTTCATCGGCGTCAAGCTGGTCCTGCACGCCATGCACGTCAACGAGCTGCCGTTCATCAACGGCGGGCACCACATCGAGTGGGCACCGGAGATCCCCACCTACGTCTCCCTCGCGGTCATCGTGGGCACCATCATCATCGCCGTGATCGCCAGCCTGGTCAGCTCGGGAGCGCAGAAGGCAAAGCTGGACGCCCGCCTCGAGGAGGACGCCAGGAAGAGCCTCAGCGACGTCGACTAG
- the coaE gene encoding dephospho-CoA kinase, translating to MLKIGLTGGIASGKSMVAARLRELGAVLVDADAIARDVVEPGTPGLAAVVRAFGPEILDAGGRLDRPRLGAVVFRDPAAREELNGIVHPLVREQAAAVIAGAPEDAVVVQDIPLLVETGQESSFHLVVVVDAPDGTRVQRMIERRGMTEDEARSRMAAQAPRDVRLAAADVVLDNSGTPEELRNAVDRLWEERLRPFALNIEEARVAERSGGPVLAEHDPGWRRQADLLSARLKRAAPDDVLAVDHVGSTAVPGLDAKNVIDLQLAVRDLDAADRIGPLLARAGFPVWPGILLDSPQPGRPDPAAWSKRLHGNADPGRPVNVHVRVAGSPGWSFALCFRDWLTADPGARAAYLAEKRRLAALHAADVTTAGYAAGKEAWFTEIAYPGMEAWAGSSGWQPPSYGSGSAAGAGSGAAQS from the coding sequence GTGCTGAAGATCGGGTTGACGGGCGGCATCGCCTCAGGGAAGTCCATGGTGGCCGCTCGCCTCAGGGAACTGGGGGCCGTGCTGGTCGACGCCGACGCGATCGCCCGGGACGTGGTGGAACCGGGCACCCCGGGCCTTGCGGCCGTCGTCCGTGCCTTCGGGCCGGAAATCCTGGACGCCGGCGGCCGGCTCGACCGGCCGCGGCTCGGCGCCGTGGTGTTCCGGGATCCGGCAGCGCGGGAGGAACTGAACGGCATCGTCCACCCCCTGGTCCGGGAGCAGGCCGCCGCGGTGATCGCGGGCGCGCCGGAAGACGCCGTCGTGGTTCAGGACATCCCCCTCCTCGTCGAAACCGGACAGGAAAGCAGCTTCCACCTCGTGGTGGTGGTGGACGCGCCTGACGGGACGCGCGTGCAGCGGATGATTGAACGCCGGGGGATGACCGAAGACGAGGCCCGCTCCCGGATGGCGGCACAGGCTCCGCGGGACGTCCGGCTCGCCGCGGCCGACGTCGTGCTGGACAACTCGGGGACACCGGAGGAACTGCGAAACGCTGTGGACCGGCTTTGGGAGGAGCGGCTCCGGCCGTTTGCGCTGAACATCGAGGAGGCCCGCGTTGCCGAGCGGTCCGGCGGGCCGGTCCTGGCGGAGCACGATCCCGGGTGGCGCCGCCAGGCAGACCTGCTGTCCGCCCGGCTCAAGCGGGCCGCCCCCGACGACGTCCTGGCCGTTGACCATGTCGGGTCGACGGCGGTGCCGGGCCTGGACGCCAAGAATGTCATTGACCTGCAGCTTGCGGTCCGGGACCTGGACGCCGCGGACAGGATCGGTCCGCTTCTTGCCCGGGCCGGCTTCCCGGTCTGGCCGGGAATCCTGCTGGACAGCCCCCAGCCCGGACGTCCGGATCCTGCCGCCTGGTCCAAGCGCCTGCACGGAAACGCCGATCCCGGCCGGCCGGTGAACGTCCACGTCCGCGTTGCCGGCTCGCCGGGGTGGAGCTTCGCCCTGTGCTTCAGGGACTGGCTGACGGCGGACCCGGGTGCGCGGGCCGCCTATCTTGCCGAAAAGCGCAGGCTGGCTGCCCTGCATGCGGCGGACGTGACCACGGCCGGGTACGCCGCCGGCAAGGAAGCCTGGTTCACGGAGATCGCCTACCCGGGAATGGAAGCGTGGGCCGGGAGCAGCGGCTGGCAGCCGCCGTCTTACGGATCCGGAAGCGCCGCCGGCGCCGGATCCGGTGCCGCCCAAAGCTGA
- a CDS encoding YigZ family protein has protein sequence MADASDPPESRTAAYTSLAAGPDFRHEIDIKRSRFITVLRRADNEDDARALAAGLRREFHDARHHCSAFVLGPDRDVQRSSDDGEPSGTAGIPMLEALLRRETASPGVTDLSDVSAVVVRYFGGILLGAGGLVRAYSESVSTALELAPLVQRRRLRMCAVRVPHAAAGRLENDLRGAGYVMAETGYEARSTVLRVALPDSPDALAEAAERLAAMSAGSAVFQPEGTAWIDVPLNR, from the coding sequence GTGGCAGACGCGTCAGATCCCCCGGAGAGCAGGACGGCGGCCTACACCTCCCTGGCCGCGGGGCCCGATTTCCGCCATGAGATAGACATCAAGCGGTCCAGGTTCATCACGGTGCTGCGCCGCGCGGACAACGAGGACGACGCGCGGGCCTTGGCGGCAGGGCTGCGGAGGGAATTCCACGACGCCCGGCACCACTGCTCCGCGTTCGTCCTGGGCCCGGACCGGGACGTGCAGCGTTCCAGCGACGACGGCGAACCGTCCGGAACGGCGGGGATCCCCATGCTGGAAGCCCTGCTCCGGCGCGAAACCGCGTCGCCCGGGGTGACGGACCTCAGTGACGTGAGTGCCGTCGTCGTGCGCTATTTTGGCGGCATCCTGCTGGGGGCCGGCGGGCTGGTCCGCGCCTACTCCGAGTCGGTCTCCACTGCCCTGGAGCTCGCTCCCCTGGTCCAGCGACGGCGGCTGCGCATGTGCGCCGTCCGGGTGCCGCACGCCGCGGCCGGGCGCCTAGAGAACGATCTCCGCGGCGCGGGCTACGTCATGGCCGAGACCGGCTACGAGGCCCGCTCAACCGTGCTGCGGGTCGCCCTGCCCGACTCGCCGGACGCCCTGGCCGAGGCCGCAGAACGCCTGGCCGCCATGTCGGCCGGAAGCGCGGTATTTCAGCCCGAGGGAACAGCGTGGATTGACGTTCCCCTGAACCGCTGA
- a CDS encoding type 1 glutamine amidotransferase domain-containing protein: protein MSEHHIAGKRVAFVLTDGVEQVELTSPWNAVKEAGGEPVLVAPKSGKLQGFKGLDKGDTFDVDLTLSEANAADFHALVIPGGVVNADHLRVDKDAQAFARSFFEQHKPVAAICHGPWLLIDAGVVKGRNLTSYHTLATDLRNAGANWTDEQVVVDQGFVTSRKPGDLEAFNDKLLEEIAEGEHAGQTA from the coding sequence ATGTCAGAACACCACATCGCAGGCAAGAGGGTCGCCTTTGTGCTGACCGACGGCGTGGAGCAGGTCGAACTGACCAGCCCGTGGAATGCCGTGAAGGAAGCCGGCGGCGAACCTGTCCTCGTGGCCCCCAAGAGCGGGAAGCTCCAGGGATTCAAGGGCCTGGACAAGGGCGATACGTTCGACGTCGACCTGACCCTGTCAGAGGCCAACGCCGCCGACTTCCACGCCCTGGTGATCCCCGGCGGCGTCGTCAACGCCGACCACCTCAGGGTGGACAAGGACGCCCAGGCCTTTGCCCGGAGCTTCTTTGAGCAGCACAAGCCGGTGGCCGCCATCTGCCACGGCCCGTGGCTCCTCATCGATGCGGGCGTCGTGAAGGGGCGGAACCTCACGTCCTACCACACGCTCGCCACGGACCTCCGGAATGCCGGCGCGAACTGGACGGACGAACAGGTGGTGGTGGACCAGGGCTTCGTGACCAGCCGGAAGCCGGGCGACCTGGAAGCATTCAACGACAAACTGCTGGAGGAAATCGCCGAGGGCGAGCACGCGGGCCAGACCGCCTGA
- the rpsA gene encoding 30S ribosomal protein S1, translated as MTITSTEKPGTPVVAINDIGTAEDFLAAVDATIKYFNDGDLVEGTVVKVDRDEVLLDIGYKTEGVIPSRELSIKHDVDPGDVVSVGDQVEALVLTKEDKEGRLILSKKRAQYERAWGDIEKVKEEDGVVTGTVIEVVKGGLILDIGLRGFLPASLVEMRRVRDLAPYIGQQIEAKIIELDKNRNNVVLSRRAWLEQTQSEVRSTFLNKLEKGQVRPGVVSSIVNFGAFVDLGGVDGLVHVSELSWKHIDHPSEVVEVGQEVTVEVLEVDLDRERVSLSLKATQEDPWQTFARTHALGQVVPGKVTKLVPFGAFVRVEDGIEGLVHISELAVRHVELAEQVVSVGDELFVKVIDIDLERRRISLSLKQANEGVDADSTEFDPALYGMAAEYDEEGNYKYPEGFDPESNEWLEGYENQRAAWEQQYADAQTRWEAHKKQVAQHAADDAAAATSGDSDSGTTSYSSEPAAAETGAGTLASDEALAALREKLTGN; from the coding sequence ATGACCATCACCTCCACCGAGAAGCCCGGTACCCCCGTAGTCGCCATTAACGACATCGGTACCGCTGAGGACTTCCTCGCAGCAGTCGACGCCACCATCAAGTACTTCAACGACGGAGACCTCGTCGAAGGTACCGTCGTCAAGGTCGACCGCGACGAAGTTCTGCTCGACATCGGTTACAAGACCGAAGGTGTCATCCCCTCCCGCGAGCTGTCCATCAAGCACGACGTTGATCCCGGAGACGTTGTCTCCGTTGGCGATCAGGTCGAAGCCCTGGTGCTCACCAAGGAAGACAAAGAAGGCCGCCTGATCCTCTCCAAGAAGCGTGCTCAGTACGAGCGCGCCTGGGGCGACATCGAGAAGGTCAAGGAAGAAGACGGTGTCGTCACCGGTACCGTCATCGAGGTTGTCAAGGGTGGTCTTATCCTCGACATCGGTCTGCGCGGCTTCCTGCCCGCATCCCTCGTCGAGATGCGCCGTGTGCGCGACCTTGCTCCGTACATCGGTCAGCAGATCGAAGCCAAGATCATCGAGCTGGACAAGAACCGCAACAACGTTGTTCTTTCCCGCCGTGCATGGCTCGAGCAGACCCAGTCCGAGGTGCGCTCCACGTTCCTCAACAAGCTGGAAAAGGGCCAGGTCCGTCCCGGCGTCGTTTCCTCCATCGTCAACTTCGGTGCCTTCGTGGACCTGGGCGGCGTGGACGGCCTCGTTCACGTTTCCGAGCTGTCCTGGAAGCACATCGACCACCCGTCCGAGGTTGTCGAAGTTGGCCAGGAAGTCACCGTCGAGGTTCTCGAGGTCGACCTGGACCGCGAGCGTGTTTCCCTGTCGCTCAAGGCTACGCAGGAAGATCCGTGGCAGACCTTCGCCCGCACCCACGCCCTCGGCCAGGTTGTTCCGGGTAAGGTCACCAAGCTGGTTCCGTTCGGTGCGTTCGTTCGCGTCGAAGACGGCATCGAAGGCCTCGTTCACATCTCCGAGCTGGCTGTCCGCCACGTTGAGCTGGCCGAGCAGGTTGTCTCCGTTGGTGACGAGCTGTTCGTCAAGGTCATCGACATCGACCTCGAGCGCCGCCGCATCTCCCTCTCGCTCAAGCAGGCTAACGAGGGCGTTGACGCCGACAGCACCGAATTCGATCCGGCTCTCTACGGCATGGCCGCTGAGTACGACGAAGAGGGCAACTACAAGTACCCGGAGGGCTTCGACCCGGAGTCCAACGAGTGGCTTGAAGGCTACGAGAACCAGCGCGCAGCCTGGGAGCAGCAGTACGCTGACGCCCAGACCCGTTGGGAAGCCCACAAGAAGCAGGTTGCCCAGCACGCTGCCGACGACGCTGCAGCTGCAACGTCCGGTGACAGCGATTCCGGCACCACGAGCTACTCCTCGGAGCCGGCTGCAGCCGAGACCGGTGCAGGCACGCTTGCTTCGGACGAGGCCCTCGCAGCACTGCGTGAGAAGCTGACCGGCAACTAA
- a CDS encoding GNAT family N-acetyltransferase: protein MADNYEIRRFRAADKGEPGYAQGTDWIQAVGFGFHDTRRNDEFVGKIMAMYRSDDRELTGVYQTGEVAARSLGADIPVATFGTLRKNMNVGYGRQLRTHMVTAVTVRGTHRRQGLLRRMMTEDLTAAKADGLAMAALTASEGSIYGRFGYGVATFERSVKVDTGPRFRLRHVASGSVEIADRKVLLELAPEVFERVHRHTPGSIVRQDAYRQSVSGTVGRDGSEDEAIRCALHYDAAGTVDGYVSYKFAGWDAKPYTMEIVDLAAATDAAYLELWQFLGSIDLVDRISWQDAPVDDPLAWALEDPRCIESSDHRDMLWLRVLDTAAALAARQYSADGSLVFEVRDTLGYAGGVFILGVSGGKADVTEAPAGSEPELSLDVADLGSIYLGAVCPVTLKAAGRITEHAPGAALKARLMFAVERSPHCLTHF from the coding sequence GTGGCAGACAACTATGAGATCCGGCGGTTCAGGGCAGCGGACAAGGGCGAGCCCGGCTACGCCCAGGGAACGGACTGGATCCAGGCCGTGGGCTTCGGCTTCCACGACACCCGCCGCAATGACGAATTCGTCGGGAAAATCATGGCCATGTACCGGTCCGACGACCGTGAGCTGACGGGCGTCTACCAGACGGGCGAGGTTGCAGCGCGCTCCCTGGGTGCCGACATTCCCGTGGCCACGTTCGGCACGCTGCGCAAGAACATGAACGTCGGCTACGGCCGGCAGCTCCGGACCCACATGGTGACTGCGGTGACAGTGCGCGGAACGCACCGCCGCCAGGGCCTGCTGCGCCGCATGATGACTGAAGACCTCACCGCGGCGAAGGCGGACGGGCTGGCGATGGCGGCGCTGACCGCGTCGGAAGGCTCCATCTACGGCCGCTTCGGCTACGGGGTGGCAACGTTCGAGCGCAGCGTGAAGGTGGACACCGGGCCGCGGTTCCGGCTTCGCCACGTGGCTTCGGGGTCCGTGGAAATCGCCGACCGGAAAGTCCTGCTGGAGCTGGCGCCTGAAGTGTTCGAACGCGTGCACCGGCACACGCCGGGCTCGATCGTCCGGCAGGACGCCTACCGGCAAAGTGTGTCCGGAACCGTTGGCCGCGACGGCAGCGAGGACGAAGCAATCCGATGCGCGCTGCACTATGACGCCGCCGGAACGGTGGACGGATACGTCTCATACAAGTTCGCAGGCTGGGACGCCAAGCCCTACACCATGGAGATCGTGGACCTCGCGGCCGCGACCGACGCCGCCTACCTGGAACTGTGGCAGTTCCTCGGCAGCATCGACCTCGTGGATCGGATCAGCTGGCAGGATGCGCCGGTGGACGACCCCCTCGCCTGGGCGCTGGAGGATCCGCGGTGCATTGAGTCCTCGGACCACCGGGACATGCTCTGGCTCCGGGTCCTGGACACCGCCGCGGCCCTGGCCGCCCGGCAGTACTCCGCGGACGGTTCCCTCGTGTTTGAAGTCCGGGACACCCTAGGCTATGCCGGGGGTGTGTTCATCCTCGGCGTCAGCGGCGGGAAAGCGGACGTCACGGAGGCTCCGGCGGGCTCGGAGCCGGAACTGTCCCTGGACGTCGCGGACCTCGGCTCCATCTATCTGGGTGCCGTCTGTCCCGTGACCCTGAAAGCCGCCGGCCGGATCACCGAGCACGCACCGGGGGCTGCGCTGAAAGCGCGGCTCATGTTCGCCGTCGAACGCTCGCCGCACTGCCTGACGCATTTCTGA
- the polA gene encoding DNA polymerase I — translation MAFRAFFALPADKFSTANGQHTNAIHGFTSMLINLIKEQKPTHIAVAFDVSDETTHRKAEYSDYKGGRNETPREMTGQIDLIDKVMQAWGIKTIKMPGYEADDILATLAAMGDKAGYEVLLVTGDRDAFQLITDNVFVLYPRKGVSDIPRLDAAAIQEKYFVTPPQYSDLAALVGESADNLPGVPGVGPKTAAKWINLYGGLEGVLEHLDAIGGKVGDALRENVEDVKRNRRLNRLHTDLDLPVTLDELAEPRPDEAALEQLFDDLEFKTIRTRLFALYGSDEVEPAERENIDTPDFVTPAAAAELSAFLAAGTGQRSAVAVDLVPGRLGEDAAALAIVRDGAAAYIDLAGQDADAENVLADWLRDENSPKVMHGYKAALKALTARGLELEGVVDDTSISGYLIQPDRRTYELAELAQHHLNIALSSETAKAGQLELTFDDDDSAAAGALVQVAAVVHSLSRYFESELKERKAEELLTTLELPVSRVLADMELAGIAISMPLMEDQLADLSKVIDNAQELAFAAIGHEVNLGSPKQLQSVLFDELQLPKTKKIKSGYTTDAASLKNLLEKTGHEFLVQLMAHRESSKLRQMLESLKKSVTEDGRIHTTYAQNVAATGRISSNNPNLQNIPIRSEEGRRVRGIFVVSEGYECLLSADYSQIEMRIMAHLSGDAGLIQAYKDGEDLHRFVGSNIFHVPTDQVTSAMRSKVKAMSYGLAYGLTSFGLSKQLEITVDEARTLMKDYFDRFGAVRDYLRGVVDQARVDGYTATIEGRRRYLPDLTSTDRQLRENAERIALNSPIQGSAADIIKRAMLGVHAELKAQGLKSRMLLQVHDELVLEVAAGEREAVEKLVTEQMAAAADLSVPLDVQIGVGPSWYDAGH, via the coding sequence ATGGCGTTCCGGGCCTTCTTCGCGCTGCCGGCGGACAAGTTCTCCACTGCCAACGGGCAGCACACCAATGCGATCCACGGCTTCACGTCCATGCTCATCAACCTGATCAAGGAACAGAAGCCAACCCACATCGCGGTGGCTTTCGATGTCTCGGATGAAACCACCCACCGCAAGGCCGAGTACAGCGACTACAAGGGCGGCCGCAACGAAACGCCCCGGGAGATGACCGGCCAGATCGACCTCATCGACAAGGTCATGCAGGCGTGGGGCATCAAGACCATCAAAATGCCCGGTTATGAAGCTGACGACATCCTGGCCACACTCGCCGCCATGGGAGACAAGGCCGGCTATGAGGTGCTGCTCGTGACCGGGGACCGTGACGCCTTCCAGCTCATCACCGACAACGTGTTTGTGCTCTACCCCCGGAAAGGCGTCAGCGACATTCCCCGGCTGGACGCGGCCGCCATCCAGGAGAAGTACTTTGTGACGCCGCCGCAGTACTCGGACCTCGCCGCGCTGGTGGGGGAGTCCGCGGACAACCTCCCCGGCGTTCCCGGCGTCGGCCCCAAGACGGCCGCCAAATGGATCAACCTGTACGGCGGGCTGGAGGGGGTCCTGGAGCACCTCGACGCGATCGGCGGCAAGGTGGGGGACGCCCTGCGCGAAAACGTTGAGGACGTCAAGCGCAACCGGCGGCTGAACAGGCTCCACACGGACCTGGACCTCCCGGTAACGCTGGACGAACTCGCGGAGCCGCGGCCCGACGAGGCCGCCTTGGAGCAGCTGTTCGACGACCTTGAATTCAAGACCATCCGCACCCGGCTCTTTGCCCTCTATGGCAGTGACGAAGTGGAACCCGCCGAGCGCGAGAACATCGACACGCCGGACTTCGTGACCCCCGCCGCGGCGGCTGAGCTGAGTGCCTTCCTGGCGGCAGGCACCGGGCAGCGCTCTGCCGTGGCCGTGGACCTGGTGCCGGGACGGCTCGGCGAGGACGCCGCCGCGCTGGCGATCGTCCGGGACGGCGCCGCCGCTTATATCGACCTCGCCGGCCAGGACGCCGACGCCGAGAACGTGCTGGCGGACTGGCTCCGGGACGAAAATTCACCGAAGGTGATGCACGGGTACAAGGCCGCACTGAAAGCCCTCACCGCCCGTGGCCTGGAACTCGAGGGCGTGGTGGATGACACCTCGATCTCCGGTTACCTCATCCAGCCGGACCGCCGCACCTACGAGCTCGCGGAACTGGCACAGCACCACCTGAACATCGCACTCTCCTCCGAAACGGCGAAGGCCGGCCAGCTGGAACTGACGTTCGACGACGACGACTCCGCGGCGGCGGGCGCGCTGGTCCAGGTCGCCGCCGTCGTTCATTCCCTGAGCCGCTACTTCGAATCGGAACTGAAGGAGCGGAAGGCCGAGGAGCTGCTGACCACCCTTGAGCTGCCGGTCAGCCGGGTTCTCGCCGACATGGAGCTCGCGGGCATCGCCATCTCCATGCCGCTCATGGAGGATCAGCTGGCGGACCTGTCCAAGGTAATCGACAACGCCCAGGAGCTGGCCTTCGCCGCGATCGGCCACGAGGTCAATCTGGGCTCTCCCAAGCAGCTCCAGAGCGTCCTCTTCGACGAACTCCAGCTGCCGAAGACCAAGAAGATCAAGTCCGGCTACACCACGGACGCCGCGTCGCTCAAGAACCTGCTGGAAAAGACCGGGCACGAATTCCTGGTCCAGCTGATGGCGCACCGCGAGTCGTCGAAACTGCGCCAGATGCTGGAGTCGCTGAAGAAGTCCGTCACGGAGGACGGCCGGATCCACACCACCTACGCGCAGAACGTGGCAGCCACGGGCCGGATCTCCTCCAACAATCCCAACCTGCAGAACATCCCGATCCGAAGCGAGGAGGGCCGGCGCGTCCGCGGCATCTTCGTGGTCAGCGAGGGCTACGAGTGCCTGCTGTCCGCGGACTACTCGCAGATCGAAATGCGCATTATGGCCCATCTCTCGGGGGACGCCGGCCTGATCCAGGCCTACAAGGACGGCGAGGACCTGCACCGGTTCGTGGGCTCCAACATCTTCCATGTGCCTACCGACCAGGTGACCAGCGCGATGCGGTCCAAGGTCAAGGCGATGTCCTATGGCCTCGCCTACGGCCTGACCTCCTTCGGCCTGTCCAAGCAGCTGGAGATCACCGTCGACGAGGCGCGCACGCTCATGAAGGACTACTTCGACCGGTTCGGCGCCGTACGCGACTATCTCCGGGGCGTGGTGGACCAGGCCCGTGTCGACGGCTACACCGCCACCATCGAGGGGCGGCGCCGGTACCTCCCGGACCTCACCAGCACAGACCGCCAGTTGCGCGAGAACGCGGAGCGCATCGCGCTGAACTCTCCCATCCAGGGATCCGCCGCGGACATCATCAAGCGCGCGATGCTGGGCGTGCACGCTGAACTGAAGGCCCAGGGCCTGAAGTCGCGGATGCTCTTGCAGGTCCACGACGAACTGGTTTTGGAAGTAGCGGCAGGGGAGCGTGAGGCCGTGGAGAAGCTTGTCACCGAGCAGATGGCGGCCGCCGCGGACCTGAGCGTACCGCTGGACGTCCAGATCGGCGTCGGCCCCAGCTGGTACGACGCCGGCCACTAG
- a CDS encoding hotdog fold thioesterase → MMDNFTPARSADEARFKDELVAAGVPDHLHDWLGEFGIGALVVKMGIRFLEMSPERTVATMPVEGNTQVAGILHGGAHVVLAETLGSFAAGMHAGPGRQALGIEVGATHHRAIAAGTVTGTCTAIHLGRTLTTHEIVMTDEQGRRLSTARITNLIRDISA, encoded by the coding sequence ATGATGGACAATTTCACGCCCGCCCGGTCCGCCGACGAGGCGCGGTTCAAGGATGAACTGGTCGCCGCCGGGGTCCCGGACCATCTCCATGACTGGCTCGGCGAGTTCGGCATCGGCGCCCTCGTGGTGAAGATGGGGATCCGTTTCCTGGAGATGAGCCCTGAGCGGACGGTGGCCACCATGCCGGTGGAGGGGAACACCCAGGTGGCAGGAATCCTTCACGGCGGTGCCCACGTGGTGCTGGCGGAGACGCTGGGATCGTTTGCGGCCGGCATGCATGCCGGGCCCGGGCGCCAGGCACTCGGCATCGAGGTCGGCGCGACCCACCACCGGGCCATCGCGGCGGGCACCGTGACCGGGACGTGCACAGCCATTCACCTGGGGCGCACGCTCACCACGCACGAGATCGTCATGACCGACGAGCAGGGCCGCCGGTTGTCGACGGCCCGCATCACCAACCTCATCCGGGACATCAGCGCGTAG
- a CDS encoding dihydrofolate reductase family protein has translation MPSVQYYVAASLDGFIATRDDDLAWLLQFDGFEGGKESYDSFISGIGCIAMGGTTYQWLMDHEPGHWPYPDTPCWIFTHHEFAAPPGADIAFVRGDISEFIDDLRRDAAGKNIWVVGGGDLAAQFAGAGLLDELIVSVIPVLLGDGKRLLPVKGPTPPLELVESQTLGRGIVELRYRFGAVPG, from the coding sequence ATGCCCAGTGTCCAGTATTACGTTGCGGCGTCCCTCGACGGGTTCATCGCCACCCGGGATGACGATCTCGCGTGGCTGTTGCAGTTCGACGGTTTCGAAGGCGGCAAGGAAAGCTACGACTCCTTCATCTCCGGCATCGGCTGCATCGCCATGGGCGGGACCACCTACCAGTGGCTCATGGACCACGAACCGGGCCACTGGCCGTACCCGGACACGCCCTGCTGGATCTTCACGCACCATGAGTTCGCTGCGCCGCCCGGCGCCGATATCGCGTTCGTGCGCGGCGACATCAGCGAATTCATCGATGACCTCAGGCGCGACGCCGCGGGCAAGAACATCTGGGTGGTGGGCGGCGGCGACCTTGCCGCCCAGTTCGCCGGTGCCGGGCTCCTGGATGAACTGATCGTCTCTGTCATCCCGGTGCTGCTCGGGGACGGGAAACGGCTGCTTCCCGTGAAGGGCCCGACGCCGCCGCTTGAGTTGGTGGAATCGCAGACCCTGGGGCGGGGGATCGTGGAGCTCCGGTACCGTTTCGGGGCCGTGCCAGGATAG